The sequence TGTCCTCACTGCACAGCTTGCTGTCCTCACCCAGGGACGGCTGGCTGACTGTGCGCTTCTCCTCGAGGTCACTGCGGGATGTGGGAGCAAAGCAAGAGATATCATCAAGACATGTAAGAAAAGTGAGCTGTGATGTTGCGATTAAATGTGATCTGATTAAAGAGCAGaatgtgaaaacatttaaaatcttgCAAGAACTGCAATGTAACTTAGTTTGCAAGCAAACTGgctaaaattaaataatagaggatttttttttggtcttaCATTTAAGGTTTTATTTATCCAACTTTTATTAATCTCTCAGTGGgtgaattctttttttccccactcttctttttcactttaatttaatttcttccACTGTTTTTTGATGTGGTATAATGTGGTATACAGTACACCAAATCATGAGTGGAGAAGAATTACATGCAGAACAATTATTAGCAAAAAATAAGGCCAACACAGTCCAGTCCAGCAGTTAGGGAAGTCAGTGGGTATACAGGCAAGGGATAGGAAGTCGCATCACAGCGTACCTTTCTAGAGATCTGCATGGCAGGGGGGCAGCCATTagggagaagaggagcaggaaaaggAGTACAAAGGGTTAGGAACACCAAACAGTGCTGAGGGAGTCAGGGCTGCGTTTGGAGTATTATTGTACCACGAACAGAGGTGACTTGCATCGAGATTACAAACCTATACTCTCCAAATGTCTCGTCCTTCATAGGCCGTGCTTCTGAGTCCATTGGACCCTCTTCTTTATCTTTAACTGAAAAGCATacaatttcattattttaattattaactCAACTGTGTTCGTTTCAGAAATGAATGGCATCCTGATAACAACACCAAATGTATGTGTATGGAGAATATGTTCAGCATAATAACTAATAATATCTTAAATAAGTAAGTGTTCCGAATAGTACTATTTATTATTCACTTAGTCCTTGCTTTTAGCTCAGACATTTAAGACTACTTTATAAAAGAGTCAGCCATTTGTTTGGAAAGGGATGAAAGGCTGGTGTTTTTCTCTGATCTGCAGGTTGCAGTTCCTCTTGGGGTTTGGGATTATCATTTTGCAGTTCTTTTCAGGGCAGAGCCTCTCCCTTGAATCGTTTCAGTTTTGCTTCACTACGTGTTTTTATGTGAAGATGGCAGGAGAAAACATTGCACAAATGAAAACTGGCCAATTAGTTGGAATAGGAGCCAGTTTATGGATAACAGGGGTTGTTTGTGGAGGAATTTAAACGTGATGCATTAGAAGAACAACCACACTTTTGTGCATCCATCCCAAAAAGATGCTTCAGGTCTCAGTATTTTGTATTCAACAACGTTTAAACAACACTAAGGATGAAATCTTTATAGTTGATTCCACTTGCCTGAATACTTTCCCCCTTTACTCCTCTTGATGAAGCAGAGAATAAGCAGTATGAGCAGCAACAGAACAATAGCACTCACAACACCAATGAACCAGCCCTGTGTTGCAAACCCCTGCTTCACCTCTGTCAcccctgaagagagagagagagagagagagagagagagagagagagagagagagagagagagagagagaacacttttttttgtcacaggGAAACATATGAAAGTACAATAGGAGAGGAAATGACAAAAACGGTAGGAGAAACTAGAttaagaggaggaaaaaaagatggCATTATGTATTCTGACAGGGTGGCATTTCACCAGGGAAATCAAGGAGCACAGCATAATCcaccaaacaaacacaagcagtgGATCATTTCATATAGCGAACCAAGCTCTCTTTTCAAACAAGTCTTTGAAAGCACTTCATAGAGAGAACTGCAAGACCCTCCAAGTAGGATTAGGCTTTGTATGTGTGAGTAGCACAGGAGAGAGCAGAGACATGAAAAGGAAGCAGatgaatggaggaggagccCCCACGGTACCTGTTCCTTCTGTCTCAATGTCAGTCTCCCAGAAGGTGGCGTTGTTGTTGGTGAACCGTAAACGATAATGAGAGCCTGGGGTCAGGCCCTGGAGTTGAAAGAAAGACTGAGAGGAGTTGACTTTATCTGTCTTCTTCCATTCATGGCCATCTGCAGAGACATGAAGGTTTATTTCTCACTCATCATGTATGGTTCAGCCAGATTGCAGAGTGACGTGAACGTCCCCCCCCCTATGCACTTATCAGTGTAGACACTATACCATTTTTGTTCAGGTAGAAGATCTGGAATTCAACATTCCTGTGCCTCCTCTTTGTCACCCAACTGAGGTTAAGCGACTTTTCCCCCACAGACAGGCTGATGTTGGCAGGAGGTGCTGCAAGACATTCAGACAGAAAAATCACTCTTGATCCACAATGATCTTGTCCCCAAGATGTGTCAGATCTGTGGTGCAGAAGACATCATATCTTTGTACCTCCATCCAGAGTGGTGGCACCTTCCCTCTTGATGGGCTCTCCATCCCCTGCAGCAGTGCGTCCCCTCAGGTAGAAGCGGTAGTGGCTATGAATGTCCAGGCCCCTCAGGGTGAGGTGGGTGACCGCGGGGTCATCTATTGTCTCTACCTGCATAGGGCTGTCATCACTCTCCACAACTGTCCACAGCAGGGGCAAAAACCTTCAATCAGTCGTTGGTCGTCAATGCAGCCGTACTGGTGGCACATTGATCTGGATGGTATGTGAGTGACTGATGAGCATCATTAAGATGCCAATCATTTTTGGAGCATGATTCTTTTGTGGAAATGTCCCTTGTGGTGTCATTCAGAATACTTGCGTTATTCCTGATGTCTCCACCGAGGATGTAATCTTTTCACTAGTGCTGATTTGTATGTTTGATTGTTTTGAGGGTTAAAAAAATTtgctcagagagcgcagacctccgctaaGCTGCTCATTCCGcacataattggatttacaccgtccacatggtgatctggatcatcaccaaaaggtaccaatttgttcttggtatctatatacactaaccatgaaaagtaaaagttaatcagagtttttaactgatttttgaatccataaaatGTATATACGCTAAAAATAGTTTGGAATTACAATATTGCCTTGCCAATAATTCATGTGCCTCCTATGGATTATTTTGTGAGCTGGGGATGTAAAAATGCTCACCCTGTTGGTATTGCAGTAGATATCCAACAAGGAGTCCATTGGGCTGATGAGGTGGCTTCCAGTGGAGGGTCATTTCTGTCTCCGATGGACTTTCCAGGACCAAGGTTGTGGGAGGACCAGGAACTAACAGTAACACAATCAGGCTGGATTAGAATTGCATTCAGTTTAGACAGCGTTATCAAATAATGTTGATCTGCAATCGCCCATATTTCCCAATAACATCTATCAGGCTTCCTGTCTTGTAATCCATTATCTTCTCCGCCCTTCCTCTCATCTTGTATttttgtctcttcctgtctATTTACATCTCGTCACACATTTATCTCTCACATCCTCCAAGTTCAGCCTTGTTCTCCCGTTTGACCTACCTCCCTCGTGGGTTTTGAAGGACTCTTTCTCAGAAGGAGGTCCTTCTCCCTTGCTGTTGAAAACAGTGACCTCCAGGGCATAGTGAGAGTAGGGTCTAAGATCACTGATCACCTTCCTCTCCTCGTTGGCCGCGGTAACAACCACCATGTTGTCATCTGGCTCCCTGGCCCTGTGAGCTCGGTGGTGTCCCCTGGAGCCGATTCTGGTCAGGTAAATCTTAACCCAAAAATCATTTCAGTGACATAATTAATGCTATACCTATAAATAATTCATTCCATATCATGACTGTGTTCAGTGATTGGAATGAGTAATTTTTTTATGGTTGCATTGCATGCAATTTgaaaagggttaaaaaaaaatatcttgggTGTCAAAAAGACCACACATCCAGAGTGTGAGACatttagataaaataaaaataaaaaataaagatggctGCATTTTTCACAACCTTGAAATGAAGGAGAACTCTGAAGGCTTTGTAAAGAGATTCCTTCTCTGAAACtaacatatttattattcatgagGACAGGGGCTGAACATTTTGGGTGTAAAAGAAGAGGGGATTCAGGATCTTACCTTGTATCCTAGGAGGTTTCCTCTGACTGTCTCTTTCTCCACAGGTGCCCAGGTCACCCTGATGGTGGTGCTGTTCAGTATTACGATGCCGACATCCATTGGAGCCTCCAATGGAACTGAGAGATAGAGCAGAGGGCGATTTGTGACAAAGAATGCCACTACCGGGACAGGAAAAAGGTTTTGCTAAAAGTAAATAAACTTTACCATCCTCTCCTGAGTAGCCAATGACAGGGTCTGCCTCAGGTCCTTCCCCCTTCTCATTGACAGCCTGCACTTTGATCTCAAAGGCAGAAAAGTTTCCGATGTCACTGACAACAAATGGTGGTGCAGTCGTGTAGTTGGTGTGCCAGTTGGGCCCGCTGCCGACCACTCGTCTCCACTGTACCCGGTACTTGAAGTCAGGGCCATTGAAGTTACGTCTGTCCATTTCCTGCAGCGACGCCATCAGCAACGAATAAGGCACAAACCTatttagaattttatttttattttgcaattaCTGTAAATTCAGGCAACAGACGTACCTCCCAGTTGATAACAAGAGTATCTGGTTCTGTGGACTCACTCCTCACATCTTCAGGATTGTTATCTGGACCTGTGTTTGGAAACGGGATCATtaagttgttgtttgtgtttcattttgagaATCACAACTGGGCGTTACACAACTCTGGCTCAAACCTTCAGCAGGTGTGTTATGGATTTCAGATGGCTTGCTGGGGTCACTCTTTCCTACATCATTGATGGCAATGACCCGGAGGTGGTAAGACATGTAGGGCAACAGGTGAAGGTTAGCGCGCTTCTTGTTGCCGCCCACTCTTTTCAGCTCCTCCCAACGCCTCTCCTTTGTCCCTTGTTCCTCAAACTCAATCACATACTctgcagaaagagagacagagatacaAAGAGGGATGTAAAAAAAGACAAGCGGTAAACAATGTGGAAGCGATCAAACTTTGAATAAACCCTCTGATGCTTTGAGCATTACAAAAGTCTGATGCTGCAGATCAAATAATAAACTGGTCCAAGTtatgaaaactgaaaactgaCCAGCCTTTCATTTTGCCAGCGGTAGGTAAATGATGTTTGTTGCTATGAGTGTAGGagttagacaaaaaaaatgacatgttTGTGTCAGTGTGTATCGTCACTTAATGATAACAGTGCAAAACACAATCTATGAttgaacaaaaggaaaacatgaAGAAGTAGATGTGcagatctgtgtctgtgtgtgtgtgtgtgtgtgtgttaaacctTGCACAGGGCTGTTATGGTCATCTCCAGGAGTCCAGGTGAGGGTGACTGAACGACGTTTAACATCAGTGATCTGGAGGAGGGCCGGGGGGTCTGGGCGATCTGAAGAGGACAAAACAACTTTGAATATATAGTCCTACGTTACCGGTATATATGGAGCCTCAGATGCCTACTGGTGTTTTGTCATACAGTGTATGCTGGTCTTACCACATAAAGTGAGAGTGCTGCTGGTTTCAGCCATGTCCACCTTGGTGATGACCTGACATGTGTACACGCCCTCATCGTCCGGTCCCACATTTGCTATTATCAGGTCCGGTCCTTCAAATGTGTATCTGAAGAAATGTGGTGATTTTGTTAACCTTCTTTTAGTACCCTCATTGCTGCTTCATAATCTCCAGAGCAATTTTTACCCAATATTACAAAAAGTTGGGACAAAAAGATTTTCATAAAACAGAGTGTGAcaattcatctttctttttttctactcAGTTCAGTTTAAAACAGTTCAAAGATGATGAATCTAACGCTATACCTGACCAACCACCCACTGAAATAAATGCTGGCACCACCTTACATAAAAGTTGTGAAAGGTGCCACAAAAGACTGGGAAAATTATTCAATGCtatagtttaatatatatatatacaatgtttgtttgtttttaatgtgcattttgttttatttaatatttatttctataaTATCAGAAGTTTCAGAAATCTGAGCATGTTAAGGGACAAGACATACTTTAGTCCGTGTTCAGATTTCAAATAGGGGGGAGCGTTAACATTGACTGTTTAATTCCAGTTAGGCTTCAGAGGTGAAGAATAGCAGGTTCTAGGCTGGCCTGCCTGCGGTCCAAACTAGTCCCCCATTGAAACTGTGTGGTGTATTATGAAGCACAAAATATTAGAAGAGATAGAAGAAGAGAATTCCACTTTAAAATGGGGTTTATGAGCTTAAACTTTAAATATCTTTCCTTTGTACAATATTCTATTATGTTTAGGTTAGAAAAGATTTCCAAATCACtgcattctgtttttattgacaattACATGATATCCCAAATTTTATCTGTTTGTCTATACTAGGACAGGGATGCTATAGATCGTTTCATTATTCAGGATAAAACAACAAACGAAACTAATTATAAAATGATAAATCCCCGTCACTTATTTCTAACGTAATCCTAACTACTGTCACTTCTCCAGTGTATTGAATTTTGCCTTACTTTTCATCACTGTGGGACTCAAAGAGCTTCTGATCATTCTTTCGCCACTGAATGAGTGGAGAGCCAATTTTTGGGTCGACAATGGATAAGCAAGTAAAGATTGCTGTCTTCCCAGGTTGTACTTTTAGAGCCTGTGGAGGAGACAGAATCACTGTCCTGTCtagagaagaaaagagtgagACATAAAGTGAGACAAGCTGCATGAGATGTAAATAGCGTCAGCTTCTGAGGGACATGGTGTCGCCACTCACTGAGTACTTCAAGCTCGGCCTTGAGGGACAGGTTGTAGTTCTGTACAGAGCAAAAGTAGATGCCC is a genomic window of Brachionichthys hirsutus isolate HB-005 chromosome 2, CSIRO-AGI_Bhir_v1, whole genome shotgun sequence containing:
- the l1cama gene encoding neural cell adhesion molecule L1.2, coding for MPHLQRQQLGGRRQSSSRLLPLPLLLLLLLTLSDQPSQAAIHIPSNYYISDLKRPPVITTQPESVTIFSVEDLVLSCEATGNPPPIFRWTKDGVEFDPSRDPELKVSERPGSSAFYTLSNTMDTVKQYKGKYVCYVSNELGTAVSNEVTLSIDAPPSQQKEKKVSVRSEEGSSFVLKCNPPESSMQPIIHWMDWRLRHIQLSDRVMVGKDGSLYFAHVTTEDSRDDYTCNVQYLTTRTILAKEPITLTVNPSNSVLRNRRPHMMRPTGTHSTYHALRGQTLELECIVQGLPTPNVTWLRRDGELSESRTAKDMFDRRLRFTNISESDGGEYQCIANNSQGKAVHTYTVTVEAAPYWTDGPVSQLYAPGETVKIDCQADGIPTPTIRWTINGIPFSEIEKDPRRTLTASKSLILKDVTFGDTAVYQCQASNKHGTILTNANVYVIELPPQILTEDGNLYTFAEGQKALLECESFGSPKPSVIWESSATSSLLADPRVNLLTSGGLEISNITHDDAGIYFCSVQNYNLSLKAELEVLNRTVILSPPQALKVQPGKTAIFTCLSIVDPKIGSPLIQWRKNDQKLFESHSDEKYTFEGPDLIIANVGPDDEGVYTCQVITKVDMAETSSTLTLCDRPDPPALLQITDVKRRSVTLTWTPGDDHNSPVQEYVIEFEEQGTKERRWEELKRVGGNKKRANLHLLPYMSYHLRVIAINDVGKSDPSKPSEIHNTPAEGPDNNPEDVRSESTEPDTLVINWEEMDRRNFNGPDFKYRVQWRRVVGSGPNWHTNYTTAPPFVVSDIGNFSAFEIKVQAVNEKGEGPEADPVIGYSGEDVPLEAPMDVGIVILNSTTIRVTWAPVEKETVRGNLLGYKIYLTRIGSRGHHRAHRAREPDDNMVVVTAANEERKVISDLRPYSHYALEVTVFNSKGEGPPSEKESFKTHEGVPGPPTTLVLESPSETEMTLHWKPPHQPNGLLVGYLLQYQQVVESDDSPMQVETIDDPAVTHLTLRGLDIHSHYRFYLRGRTAAGDGEPIKREGATTLDGAPPANISLSVGEKSLNLSWVTKRRHRNVEFQIFYLNKNDGHEWKKTDKVNSSQSFFQLQGLTPGSHYRLRFTNNNATFWETDIETEGTGVTEVKQGFATQGWFIGVVSAIVLLLLILLILCFIKRSKGGKYSVKDKEEGPMDSEARPMKDETFGEYRSLESDLEEKRTVSQPSLGEDSKLCSEDNLDFNGSSAITMELNMDESLASQLSRPSEGGQPDSSLLNPTTISSASNGMANSVTVLD